One window from the genome of Dolosigranulum savutiense encodes:
- a CDS encoding ribonuclease H family protein yields the protein MTKKKYYAVKHGRQPGIYTTWNETKEHVHGFPSAKYKSFSTRQEAEEWLEPPTSNDTGLQAYVDGSYDKKTGRYSYGVVLLQGGIELARLANSDNDSRYSTSFQIAGECFGCLNAMQWGIRHGYTEITIFYDYLGIEKWATGEWRANKPVSQDYIRYYQQLKSRIEVTFVKVKAHSGVEMNELADQLAKKALKQ from the coding sequence ATGACTAAGAAAAAATACTACGCAGTAAAACACGGACGACAACCCGGTATTTATACAACTTGGAATGAGACCAAAGAACACGTACACGGGTTCCCCAGTGCTAAATATAAATCATTCTCTACCCGACAAGAGGCTGAAGAGTGGCTTGAGCCTCCTACTTCTAACGACACTGGTTTGCAAGCCTATGTAGACGGCTCTTACGACAAAAAAACAGGTCGTTATAGCTACGGTGTTGTATTGCTTCAAGGCGGGATTGAATTAGCGCGACTGGCCAATTCAGATAATGATTCCCGTTACAGTACAAGTTTCCAAATTGCCGGTGAATGCTTTGGCTGCTTAAATGCTATGCAGTGGGGAATTCGTCATGGTTACACAGAGATAACAATTTTCTACGATTATCTCGGTATCGAAAAATGGGCCACCGGTGAATGGCGTGCCAATAAGCCAGTTTCACAAGATTATATTCGCTATTACCAACAGTTAAAGTCACGTATAGAGGTGACCTTTGTTAAAGTAAAAGCGCATAGC
- a CDS encoding copper homeostasis protein CutC, translating to MIIEFCAENFTDVPEALDAGANRVELCDNLTVGGTTPSFGVIKASQQYCAGRHVPIRVMIRPRGGDFVYSAVELEMMQEDIKMCRDIGVEGLAFGCLTEARELDKEAMQLLLSEAGNLKVTCHMAFDHITPEQQKEALDWLVDHDVDCILTHGGVDGTVLDNAARLNDLIEYADSRIDILVGGGVNYQNLPDVRQHIASGNFHGTKIVDY from the coding sequence ATGATCATTGAATTTTGTGCGGAGAATTTTACCGATGTACCGGAAGCTCTGGACGCTGGAGCAAATCGAGTGGAGTTATGTGACAACTTAACTGTGGGAGGAACTACCCCATCGTTTGGTGTCATTAAAGCATCACAACAATATTGTGCGGGCCGTCATGTGCCAATTCGCGTCATGATTCGACCGCGTGGGGGAGATTTTGTTTATTCCGCCGTTGAATTAGAGATGATGCAAGAAGATATCAAGATGTGCCGTGACATTGGCGTGGAAGGATTGGCCTTTGGGTGTTTGACAGAAGCTAGAGAGCTGGATAAAGAAGCCATGCAGTTGTTGCTGTCAGAAGCAGGCAATCTGAAGGTCACTTGTCACATGGCATTCGATCATATTACTCCTGAACAACAAAAAGAAGCCTTGGACTGGTTAGTGGATCATGATGTGGATTGTATTCTCACACATGGTGGCGTTGATGGGACAGTGCTGGATAATGCTGCTCGTCTGAATGACTTAATTGAGTATGCAGATAGTCGGATTGACATATTGGTGGGTGGCGGTGTGAATTACCAGAACTTACCAGACGTGAGACAGCATATTGCGAGTGGAAATTTCCACGGTACAAAGATTGTGGATTATTAG
- a CDS encoding DNA/RNA non-specific endonuclease yields the protein MKKYMLMALFLGLSGFLMGCDYIDSQDRSAIESVQTGQNTDPAGEIPRADDLPLGELYIEINDNIPVFDSELLEAAEPFYDLSPLDQFGRAQAAIALLDEALLPPEQRGDNPTFEPSGWNQANYKIVSGNWLYNRSHLLGWQLTGNNEYENFITGTRQFNAEGMLPFENFVAHVVEQGMRVVYSVTPIYDNDNLVPHGVQMMGWSQDDNGGTLQFNIFVPNEQAGVMIDYSDGSSRLE from the coding sequence ATGAAAAAATACATGCTTATGGCTCTCTTCCTGGGGCTGTCCGGCTTTTTGATGGGGTGTGATTATATAGATAGTCAAGATCGGTCAGCAATAGAGAGTGTCCAGACGGGTCAGAATACAGATCCTGCGGGCGAGATTCCTCGTGCTGATGACTTGCCATTGGGAGAGCTGTATATAGAGATTAATGATAATATTCCCGTATTTGATTCTGAGTTATTGGAGGCGGCGGAGCCATTTTATGACTTGTCGCCACTGGATCAATTCGGTCGTGCACAAGCCGCAATTGCGCTACTCGATGAAGCATTATTGCCTCCAGAGCAGCGCGGGGATAATCCAACGTTTGAACCAAGTGGATGGAATCAAGCAAACTATAAAATAGTTTCAGGGAACTGGTTATATAATCGGTCGCACTTGTTAGGTTGGCAGCTAACGGGGAATAATGAGTATGAAAACTTCATCACGGGCACGCGTCAATTCAATGCGGAAGGGATGTTGCCGTTTGAGAACTTTGTCGCTCATGTGGTCGAACAAGGGATGCGTGTCGTCTACAGTGTCACACCAATTTATGATAACGATAACCTCGTGCCACATGGGGTGCAAATGATGGGCTGGTCGCAAGATGATAATGGTGGAACATTGCAATTCAATATCTTTGTCCCCAATGAACAAGCTGGTGTGATGATTGATTATAGTGATGGAAGCAGTCGCTTAGAATAA